Below is a window of bacterium DNA.
CGAGCGGGGCGTGCCGCCGCCGGAGCAGGCGCTCCGCGTGATCGGGCGCCTGGCCCGCCGGATCGGGCCGGCGCGCGTGCGGTGGCGCTACGATCCGATTGTTCTTTCGGAGGAGACGGATGCGGCCTTTCATCTGCGGAATTTCACCGCCCTGGCGGCGGCGCTCGAGGGCCTGACGGAAGTTTGCATCATCAGCTTTCTGGATTTCTACGGGAAGGTGAAGCGGAACCTCCGCCCGCTGATGGAGGCGGGGCGGCTTACTCTGGATTCGAGGGAGGTTTGCGCGGAGTTGGCGGCGGAGCTGGCCGGGCTCGGCGCCCGGCACGGGATTCGCGTTCTGGCCTGCTGCGAGGATGAAGTCGTGGAGGGCGCGGTCGGAAAGGCCAGATGTGTGGACCCGGACCTGATTGCCGCGCTCGCGCCCGCGGGCGGGGGGCTGCCCATCCGCCCGAGCCGCGCGGCGTGCGGCTGCGCCGCCTCGCGGGACATCGGGGCCTACGACACCTGTCCCCACGGCTGTCTCTACTGCTACGCGAATGCGAGCCCGGAGGCGGCGATTCGGCGCTACCGGCAGCGGGCGCCCGAGCGCGCCTGTCTTTGATGAAGGCGAATTGACGGGCCGGTCCGGTATGATTTACATCAGGGACTCTGGAAATCGCTGTTTTTTTCTGTTTGCAGCCCTTATTTGACAGGAGATGATACATGGCCCAGGAAATTCAGACCAAGGGAATCGAGTACATCAAGGCCGCCGACGGCCGCACGATCGCCATGGTCGTCCGGGATGATTTTGACGATTATGCCGCGTTCCCGCCCTATCTCGATACCGAAGAGGAAAAAGCCCATCTGGCGACCGCCTACCAGGGCCAGGACCCGGAGAAGGAAAGGAACACCAAGGCCCACATCACGGCGAATGAACTGCCGATCCAGATCATCCTGCTGAACCGCGATCCGGGCTCCGTGGTCAACCCGCACTACCACGCGGTGACCGAGCGGCCCAAGACGACGACACGCCACCAGATCATGCTCTGCAAGGCCGGGAAGATGCGCATCGGGGTCTATGCGAAAGAAGGCGATCATGTGAAAGATGTGGTGTTGAACCCCGGCGACTTCATCTTGATGTACGAGGGCCACCAGATTGAGTTTCTCGAGCCCGGCACCCGGGCCGTCGAGATCAAGGAAGGGCCGTTCCCCGAAACGGACGAGGCCGACAAGATCGATTTTTAGCCGCGGTTTATTGTCTGGCGGGGCTACGGTTCGTTCCGGGCGATGAAGGCGGGGACCTTTTCGTTGAATTTTTCCGCGTAGGGCTGGAAGAGGAGGTGTCCGCCCTCCTCGAAGATATCAAGTTCCGCTCCCGGTATCCCCGCTTTCAGCTGTTCGGCGTAGTAGGGCGGGGTGATGAAGTCGTCCCGGGCCCCGAGGATGAGCGTCGGCGCCTTGATCTGTCCGATGCGCCCGAGCTGATCGTGGGCGAGGATGGCGTCAATCCGCTCGGCGACGACCTCCACCGGCGGGGAGGGTTCCACCCCCAGCTTGACCCAATCTTTCAGCATCTCATCGTTTTCGGCGACGAAGCGCGGCGGGTAGACCGTGTAGGCGGCAAACTGGGTGTAGGCTTCGACGCCCATCTCGAGAAGGACCCGCTTCCGCATCCCGTATTGTCTGAGAAAAAATTCATCCGACTTGGCCCAGGTGCCGACCATGACCGCGCTCTGCACGCGTCCGGGGTGATCGACGCAGAGCGCCTGGATGATGGCGCCGCCGGTCGAGCTTCCCACCATGTGCCCCTTCTCGATGCCCTCGGCGTCCATGATGGCGATGACATCCTCCGCCATGGCCTCGATGGAATAGACGCCGAGCGGCTTGGCGCTCTCGCCGGTCCCCCTGTGGTCGTGCAGGACGACGGGCCCTCGTTTTGTGAAGGCCCCGGTTTGCTTGAACCAGGCGGCCCGGACGCCGGGAAGGCCGGTAATGAAGAACACCGGAATGGCGTCGCCCCCCGGGTTCAGTACTTCATAGGCGATGTCCACGCTCTGGGAATTTACTTTCGGCATGGGGAGATATCCTCCCGAAGGACTCGCCGGCCGGATGGAGAAAAGACAACCGGCGGCCCGCGTCAGGGTGTTTTGATGCCCAGTTTTACGGCGAGAACGGCGGAAGCCTTTTGAAACTCCGCCTGATGTATTTCCGTGGGAGGAACGGGTTTCTGGTACCTTCCGAGGAACCGGTGTTCCTTCGACCAGAATTCTCGAACGAGCATGACGGAATCCACATTTCCGTCGCTGTTGTTGTCGATGAATTCGTGGAAATAGCGGCTTTCCTGATTCGTGCTCGCTGCGAAAAACGACTCATCTTCATGGTAGATGCCCAGAACCGGGCCGGTGGGCGCGAGAATGGAAAGATTGCGCCCGCCGAAAATCGAATCCGCCACCTTGGCGACGTAGGGCTTTCCGTCGATCTCGTGCGCCATCGTATAGTGATTTCCGGAAATAGTGGGTTTTTGGCCCAGCAGGGCGTGGGCGGCGATTTGCCCCTGGAGCGAGGTGTTCAGGGTTTTGGAGAAATTATTGGAAATCGCGTAGACGAACAAAAGAGCAACCGCGGCGATGGCCGCCAGGAGGGCGGGGGAGCGGCGGATCGACGTTTCCGGGACCTCCGTCAACCCCCGCTGGTTCGCAAGTTCCTCCCGGATTTCGGAGATCGAGCGGTACATCTCCTCGGAGGTGAGTTCAAGCGGTTTGGGTGCGGGTTCGGGAGCCTTCGCCTTGGCCGGCGCAGCGGAGGCTGCGGGAGCGCCCGCCGCCTTGGCCGGGGCGGCGGCGGCGGCGCCGCC
It encodes the following:
- a CDS encoding DUF1848 domain-containing protein produces the protein ADYRNPFNGKTHRVSLLPEDVRAYVFWTRNAAPLLPHLSLIEDAGVPYYFLYTLTGYPSFLERGVPPPEQALRVIGRLARRIGPARVRWRYDPIVLSEETDAAFHLRNFTALAAALEGLTEVCIISFLDFYGKVKRNLRPLMEAGRLTLDSREVCAELAAELAGLGARHGIRVLACCEDEVVEGAVGKARCVDPDLIAALAPAGGGLPIRPSRAACGCAASRDIGAYDTCPHGCLYCYANASPEAAIRRYRQRAPERACL
- a CDS encoding alpha/beta fold hydrolase, with protein sequence MPKVNSQSVDIAYEVLNPGGDAIPVFFITGLPGVRAAWFKQTGAFTKRGPVVLHDHRGTGESAKPLGVYSIEAMAEDVIAIMDAEGIEKGHMVGSSTGGAIIQALCVDHPGRVQSAVMVGTWAKSDEFFLRQYGMRKRVLLEMGVEAYTQFAAYTVYPPRFVAENDEMLKDWVKLGVEPSPPVEVVAERIDAILAHDQLGRIGQIKAPTLILGARDDFITPPYYAEQLKAGIPGAELDIFEEGGHLLFQPYAEKFNEKVPAFIARNEP